One Oceanispirochaeta sp. genomic window, CTGGGGTACTAATTTTCTGATGACTTCTTCGTGCAAAGCATTTGCAATGAAGGATTTACTTACCCTGTTTGAATACTGTTCAATAAGTGCTTCATCCTGGTCAATGACCATAACTTCCACATTTATTTGACTCAATTCCTCGAGGACCCTTTTTCCGAAGGCCCCCAGTCCAATAATTACAAATTGTTTCATCCTGTTATTACCTCACCAAATGGATATTCCACCATCTGTACTTTGCAATGTTTAATACGATCGGTTGCCATAAAAATCAGCCCGATTCGACCCGATAACATAGTGCCGATAATTATGATTTTACCCAGGAAACTGAGCTTTGCCGTGACACCTAAAGATAGACCTACGGTCCCAAAAGCAGAAATGGCTTCAAAAACAAGTTCGAAAATCCCTATATGCCCATTTTCAAGCAAAGATCTTTCAGTTAAGGACAGTAAGAAAATAACGCAAGAGAGAAGAAATAGAGCTTTGATGAAAAAGAGACCAGCATGACTAATGACTCGGGCAGGGATTCGGTAGTGACCGAAAAAACTGTCTCCATTTTTATCAATCCCTCGAAAAAGAGATAAAAGAACAAGAAAGAGGGTGGTCACCTTAATTCCTCCTGCCATGGAACCTGGCGCTGCACCAATAAACATGAGCACCATGGTGAACATGTTGGACTTTGGAGAAAAAGAGTTCATCGGCAACGCATTGAATCCTGCGGTTCGGGGTGTCACCACATGGAAAAAGGCGTTGAGTATTTTTTGTGGGGGTAGAAGATATTCAAATGCCCTATGCCGCTCACTGATGTAGAAAAAGATGGTGCCACCAAGAACCAGAATCAGGGTAGTGATCAGTACAACAGTTGAGTGAAGTGAAAGTTTGGGTTTCGCTCTTCGAACTCTTGCGGAAATATCATGAAGAACAACAAAGCTGATCCCACCACATATAACCAACAATGATACTGTTATCATAACGAGAGGATCTCTGTTCCATTCTTCCAAACTATTCGGAAAGGTTGAGAATCCGGCATTGCAGAAAGCGGAGATTGCATGAAATACAGCCGTAAATCCTCCTTGTGGGAGATCATGAAAACGCACAAATAAAATCAGAGCCCCTATCATTTCGGTAAAGAATGTTAGAAGAAGAATTGACTTGATAATTTTTTTTGGTTCATATTCGATTCCTTCAACATAGAAATTCTTGATAAGACTTCGATTATTAAAAGAGATTCGTCTGCCGGGAATTAATAAGAGAAGAGTGGCAAAGGTGATAATCCCTAACCCACCAGCCTGGATGAGTATCATTATTACTGATTTTCCTAATAGTGTGTATTGAGACGTATCTACGGTTATTAATCCCGTCACACAGACAGCTGAAGCGGATGTAAAAAGACTATCTATAAAATGGAGTCTATCTGGCCCATTCCAGGCCGCAGGAAGATAAAGAAGTAAGGCTCCAATCAAGGTTGTGGAAAAAAAGTAGCTTAAGAGAATGTAACTGCTTTTCATGGTAGTTCCAACTGAGTAAAGCGTTTTATGGTTTTAGGATTGAGATAGAAGGGACAGGACAGATGATTTCGATTACTGCAGAAATGATTCATTCTCCTCTTATTAATAACCAATCTATTGTAGTCGGCACCGCATAAGCTGATCTCTTCATTAGCATTATAAACTTCATAATTAAGAAAAGGGCAGACACTGGCAGCAGTTGTAAAAGGCTCAAGCTGACTATCACTTGATCTATAATAATGAGTTAATTTCTGTTTGTTTATTATGGGGTCAGTAAGATAGGCAATAAATGTTACGCCCGTTTCTATTAACTTTTCAACCAGAACTCTTTGTGGATAATCCAGCAAAGCAATAACAGGGATGGACGTAATTCGTCTATCCCGTTTCAAACAAGTACACAATTCAATAAGTTTTGAATTCAGTTCTATTGACCCATAAGAAAAACGAATGAAAACAAAATCGGGATTCTGAATTTCGGTCAGGGATAAGCAGCTGATGGGGCTGCTGGTAAATAAAATTTCTCCATCAGATCCATTCCATTCATTTACTGAGATGTCACATAAAATTCCACGCATACTGTCTCCTTAATGTATCCATTAAGGAGACAGTAT contains:
- a CDS encoding TrkH family potassium uptake protein, yielding MKSSYILLSYFFSTTLIGALLLYLPAAWNGPDRLHFIDSLFTSASAVCVTGLITVDTSQYTLLGKSVIMILIQAGGLGIITFATLLLLIPGRRISFNNRSLIKNFYVEGIEYEPKKIIKSILLLTFFTEMIGALILFVRFHDLPQGGFTAVFHAISAFCNAGFSTFPNSLEEWNRDPLVMITVSLLVICGGISFVVLHDISARVRRAKPKLSLHSTVVLITTLILVLGGTIFFYISERHRAFEYLLPPQKILNAFFHVVTPRTAGFNALPMNSFSPKSNMFTMVLMFIGAAPGSMAGGIKVTTLFLVLLSLFRGIDKNGDSFFGHYRIPARVISHAGLFFIKALFLLSCVIFLLSLTERSLLENGHIGIFELVFEAISAFGTVGLSLGVTAKLSFLGKIIIIGTMLSGRIGLIFMATDRIKHCKVQMVEYPFGEVITG